GAACAACTGCCCGATAACGGATACGTAATTAACCCCGATGTAACCGCTGATAACCATCAGCAACGTTCCCTGTATTATTGCCGCAGTTACACCCCCTGTTGCCTTGCCGAGTGCCGTATAGATACGGCTGACGGGGGCTACGAGTATCTCTTTAAGGAAACCGAACTCCCTGTCCCAGATAATGGAAACACCTCCCATGAGAGAGGAAAAGAGAATGGACATCCCGATTATGCCGGGTGCCATATAGTCGATATATCTGCCGCTACGCAGTGTCATTGTACTGCCAAGGGCAGAGCCCATGATTACCAGGAAAAAAAGCGGAGTTGCCAGGGAACCTATGATCCGGGATCTGGATCTTTTGTAGCGGAGCATCTCCCTGAGCCACAGGGTGTAGACTGTATTCAGAGAGTTTTTCATCTCTGTAAGATCCATTCTATCCCCAGCGTTTGTAAACTTCGTTATCGATACCGAGCAGATCAAGAGCACGCCCTGCCATCGAATTTATAAGATCGTCTATTGATTGTGGTCTTGAATAGAAGCCCGGACATGCGGGAAGTATTATAGCACCGGCTCTCTCAAGCTTGAGCATGTTCTCAAGATGGATCTGGTTGAGTGGTGTTTCCCTTGGCATAAGCACAAGCTTTCTCTTCTCTTTCAGGCATACATCCGCAGCCCGTCCCAGGAGATTGTCCGACATACCGCCTGCGATCTCGCCCAGTGTTTTCATGCTGCATGGAGCAACTATCATACCTGCGAATCTGTGAGAACCGCTTGCAATAGGCGCGGTGAACTCGCCTTCCATGTAAACATGACTTGCCAGATCCTCTATCTCTATAACGGAATAATCGGTCTCTATTTCGATTATCTGTCTTGCAGCTTTTGTGATCACAAGGTGAGTTACAATATCCATCTTCGAAAGGATCTCAAGCAATCTTATACCATACATGGACCCTGATGCACCACTGATTCCGATAACTATTTCCATATTACTCCTCCTGCAGGATACGTGCCAGCTCATTAATCATTTCTTTTGAAACCGCAACGATCTCTTCAATCTCTTTTCTGTTAATACCATCCACGTGGATACCGGCCAGAAACATAGTTGACGAGCGGCTGGCCTCGCTGAGTTTTCTGGCACCTATTAATACGATCTCATCTTCACGGTGCCCGGGTACTGTCAGCACAGATGATGATGCAAGTCCAGATTCAATGTCAAATATACCCAGGGCTGCAGCCCCGATATGAACCGCACCTCCGGTTAGTTTCACAAGATGATCCTCACCCAGTTTTTCCCATTCCAGGATAAGGTTTACTCTGCCGGCATTACTCTCAAGCCTTTGCATTCTAACCCTCCAGCTCCGTTAAACGGAACTGTTTTACGGTCTTTTTTACATCGAAGAAATCCCTGGCGGCCTTTCCTACCTTCTCACGGTGCTCCTTGGTGGTGTAGACACCCATTTTCCAGTTATCCATGTGTGCCTGCTCAAGGGTTGCCACCACATGTGAGGTTTCATCCAGGCGGAGCATCCTGCCATTCACCTTTACGAGGGCTTTCATTTCAACGATCTCAGGATCTCTGGGAATATCGATCAGAACCTCCCTGCTGTTGATTCCCACCATATCGGCAATCTCAGCTTCTATACGCCTGACGTTCTTCCGGTGCCTGAGCACTCCTTCTCCTACTTCATCAAAACCCACATACAGGGCTCTCTTGTACAATTTCCTGTCATCAAGTTTGGATGCAAGCTCGGCAGCATAGCCCCCATTATTTCGGATCATCTCAAATGTTCTTGAATCATCCATCCTCCTCAGCTCAGATGGCTCAAGTACGCCCTGCTGAATCAGATCATCCACCGCCCTTGTGAACATGGTTTCCGCTATCCTGGAAACGTGATGATAATAAACAGAAGGATGCATCAGAAAACGTGAGACAAGCAGCGATTCCGCAGCCTTGACACCGCCTTCGGTGACTACAAGGTTGTTCTCATAGAACTGCATCTCATTGATGAGCCTCATGTGGTCCACAAGACCAAAAGCCACACCAGTATAATGAGAATCCCTTACAAGATAGTCCATCTTGTCAACATCGATCTCGCTGTTGAGTATTTTCCCAAAGTCCGTCTTCCCCTGTATATGATTCTCGACCTTTGAAAGATTGATACCGTGGCTATCCAATATATCCGCGATCTCGGTCCTTTTCATTATCTCTTTGATGTCCTCATGCCCCTGTCTTGTATAATGCTTAACCAGACCCTCTGTGACGTGCGAGAAGGGGGCGTGACCGATGTCGTGCAATAATGCAGCGACCTTCAGTTCCTGTTTCTCATCCCGGCTGACCGTATCAATGCCGGAAGTAAGTATGTTTGCAAGATGCATGACCCCGAGCGAATGCTCAAAACGTGTGTGATTGGCTCCCGGATATACAAGGTTAGAAAGTCCTAACTGGCTTATTCGACGAAGACGCTGCAATGGGGGAGAGTCAATAAGAGAGAGTGTCAGTTCGTCAAGTTCGATGTAACCATGAATGGGATCACGGATGACTTTCATTTGTTTAAACTCCGATATGTGTATGCTGAATTTTTATTCTATACACAGAGGGGACAGATATCAAATTACCGGCAATTCAGTGACATTTACCGTATATTGCCACCAAGTTCTGGAATCTGGATAGTAAAGGCATTCTTTTAGCATTTTTTAAATTTGATATTTAAATCATATTATTGCCTTATTTGATATAATTTGAATCCTCTCGTGAATAGCCTTATTTTTCAGGTCAAAAGCTTTATCTGCATACATCTCATAAATGAGATTCTGCTCAAAAATGAGATATGCGTGGTCCGGCAATGTATACAATACGATCCCTGAAAAGTCTGGCACTGCTTGAAGCTATTGAAAAACCCGTAAAGATATCATCCAGTGAGTTTAAGCACCATATATCCGCAAGTTCAAAAACCGCTGCAAGGGTGCTCAAACAACTGGAAGAGGATGGTTATATCGGAAGACAGCTTGTTGCGGGCGGACAGATGGTCCAGCTGACTGAAGCAGGAGTCGAGATCCTGAAAAGGGAATATACCGATTATCAGCAGATATTCTGCAGGGAACATGAGGACCTTGAACTCTACGGACATGTGATCACAGGTCTTGGGGAAGGACAGTACTACATTGCAAAGGAAGGCTATATGTCCCAGTTCAGGGAAAAACTTGATTTCAGACCATTCCCGGGGACACTTAATGTGAGACTCAAAGATCAGAGTGCACAGTTACGCGACAACATGGACATGATACAGCCCATGGTCGTCCATGGTTTCAATGACGGTGAGAGAAGCTTTGGAGGGGTCAAATGTTATTCTGTGGAAATAGAAGGCATAAAAGGTGCGGCAATAATCCCTGACAGGACACATTATCCCACAGACCTTTTAGAGATTATCGCACCGCTTAAACTGCGGGAAACGCTCGATATAAGTGACGGCGACGAAGTAAGGATAGTGGTGAAGAACCCTCAAAGATGTGAGTGATACAATGGATTCAGGTGCAAACGGATACAGTGAGAATATAAGAAGAGCCATCACCGCTCTTCAGAACGGTGAGATGATACTGCTTTTTGACCTTGAGGGACGTGAGGCTGAAACCGACTTCACCATTCCGGCAATGGCTGTCAAGCCCTCTGATGTCAGATGGATGCGCAAAGATGCGGGAGGTCTTATCTGCGTTGCCCTGGACCCGGACGCTTCGGAGGAACTTGGTCTGCCCCTTATGGCCGATATAATAAGAGAGGCAAACCAGCAGAACATCTCACTGGGCAAGGTCGTGGAAAAGGGCGGGGACCTCAAGTACGATTCCCGTTCTTCATTTTCCATCTGGGTTAACCACAGGGATACAAGAACCGGAATCCCGGACAACGACCGTGCACTTACCATCAACAAACTGGGAGAGGTTGTTGACAAAACCCTGAACGGCGAAGAGATTCACTTCGGCAGTGAGTTCAGGACTCCCGGACATGTTGCAACCCTGCGCGCTGCAAAGGGACTGGTACATGAACGCATGGGGCAGACAGAGCTCTCCATAACCCTTGCGAAAATAGCAGGCATAACACCTGCAATGGTTGTCTGTGAGATGCTTGACGACGATACCGGCAGAGCACTCGAGAAAGATGATGCAAAGCAGTACGGAATTGATAATGACATAGTCTTTGTTGAAGGCGAGGAAGTTGTCGAAGCATATGAGATCTGGCTGCGTTCACAGACTCAGAAAAACTAAAATACTGTAATGTATATCTAGATACAATCCTGCGGGATCGTAGGGTAGCCTGGTCCATCCTGTTAGGCTGGGGGTCTAGCGACTGGAGTTCAAATCTCCGCGATCCCACCAAATTTTTTCTAAATAAAGTAATCTTAATATCAGAATAATTTCTTTAAAATTTATGGCACAAGTATCTCGTCAATGGCATGTATGATACCGTTTGTGCACTCGATATCAGATTCGATTATCCTGGCTGTGTCGACCTTTATCCCGCCATTTGAACTTATTTTAAGGTTGTTGCCACTGACAGTTTCAAGGGAATTCAGATTTTTAAGATCTTCAGTGGTGTATTTTCCCTTTGCTATATGATAATTTATGATTCCCAGAAGATATTCATGATCCTCGAAGGATTCATCGATGACGTCATCAGGTATCGGGTCAAAAGCAGACTCAACCGGTGCAAACACAGTATAAGGCCCTTCGTTTCTGTACTTATCAAGGAGACCTAGTATTTCAGCAGCCTTGAGCAATGTAGGGAAAGAACCCTTTTCTCTTGCAGTATCGATAAGATTGTTTAATTCCGCCATTTTATCCTCTGATATGAATAACGCTTTTCTTCAATAAAAATAGTTTCAGTCTGTATTGTAAATAGTGCAATACGCACTTCATACAATAATATCTGGAAATATCCCCGAAATCACACATAAACAGAATTAAAAAAGCATCGAAATGGTTAATACATATACTTCCACATCCATAAAGGGTGATCATTCATAGTGCCTGTAATCGTTGCCAGAGATCTCAGGAAGACTTTCAAGGACCTTGTTGCCGTAGATAACATCAGTTTCAGTATTGAAGAGGGGGAGATGTTCGGTTTTCTCGGACCAAACGGTGCAGGAAAAACCACAACCATGCGTATGATACAGTGCATATCCCCGGTAACATCCGGCAGTCTGGAAATATTCGGCATGGACGTCTCAGATCACCAAAGGGAGATCAAATCGCTCATGGGTGTCGTGCCACAGGAAAACAATCTTGACATGGATTTTACCGTTTATGAAAATCTTATGGTCTACTCCCGATATTTTGATATCCCTAAGGAAGAAGCTGAAGAAAGAGTGGAAGAGCTGCTTGATTTCGTACAGCTTACCGACAAGAAGGACACAATGACAGAAAGCCTGTCCGGTGGAATGAAACGCAGGCTCATTCTCGCAAGAGCACTTGTAAACCGCCCGAGGTTATTGATACTTGACGAACCTACCGTGGGTCTTGAT
The window above is part of the Methanolobus zinderi genome. Proteins encoded here:
- a CDS encoding ABC transporter permease, yielding MDLTEMKNSLNTVYTLWLREMLRYKRSRSRIIGSLATPLFFLVIMGSALGSTMTLRSGRYIDYMAPGIIGMSILFSSLMGGVSIIWDREFGFLKEILVAPVSRIYTALGKATGGVTAAIIQGTLLMVISGYIGVNYVSVIGQLFCILIMFIMGLGFIGLGITLASRIDSHEGFQMMMTFLTFPMLMASTAFYPMENLPSWLEIPVRLNPLTYGIEAMRWSLIGVSEVPLMRSMFVIIIFASVMLTLGSWSFDRAGDH
- a CDS encoding UbiX family flavin prenyltransferase; the protein is MEIVIGISGASGSMYGIRLLEILSKMDIVTHLVITKAARQIIEIETDYSVIEIEDLASHVYMEGEFTAPIASGSHRFAGMIVAPCSMKTLGEIAGGMSDNLLGRAADVCLKEKRKLVLMPRETPLNQIHLENMLKLERAGAIILPACPGFYSRPQSIDDLINSMAGRALDLLGIDNEVYKRWG
- a CDS encoding HD domain-containing protein; protein product: MKVIRDPIHGYIELDELTLSLIDSPPLQRLRRISQLGLSNLVYPGANHTRFEHSLGVMHLANILTSGIDTVSRDEKQELKVAALLHDIGHAPFSHVTEGLVKHYTRQGHEDIKEIMKRTEIADILDSHGINLSKVENHIQGKTDFGKILNSEIDVDKMDYLVRDSHYTGVAFGLVDHMRLINEMQFYENNLVVTEGGVKAAESLLVSRFLMHPSVYYHHVSRIAETMFTRAVDDLIQQGVLEPSELRRMDDSRTFEMIRNNGGYAAELASKLDDRKLYKRALYVGFDEVGEGVLRHRKNVRRIEAEIADMVGINSREVLIDIPRDPEIVEMKALVKVNGRMLRLDETSHVVATLEQAHMDNWKMGVYTTKEHREKVGKAARDFFDVKKTVKQFRLTELEG
- a CDS encoding winged helix-turn-helix domain-containing protein/riboflavin kinase, whose translation is MYTIRSLKSLALLEAIEKPVKISSSEFKHHISASSKTAARVLKQLEEDGYIGRQLVAGGQMVQLTEAGVEILKREYTDYQQIFCREHEDLELYGHVITGLGEGQYYIAKEGYMSQFREKLDFRPFPGTLNVRLKDQSAQLRDNMDMIQPMVVHGFNDGERSFGGVKCYSVEIEGIKGAAIIPDRTHYPTDLLEIIAPLKLRETLDISDGDEVRIVVKNPQRCE
- the ribB gene encoding 3,4-dihydroxy-2-butanone-4-phosphate synthase, yielding MSDTMDSGANGYSENIRRAITALQNGEMILLFDLEGREAETDFTIPAMAVKPSDVRWMRKDAGGLICVALDPDASEELGLPLMADIIREANQQNISLGKVVEKGGDLKYDSRSSFSIWVNHRDTRTGIPDNDRALTINKLGEVVDKTLNGEEIHFGSEFRTPGHVATLRAAKGLVHERMGQTELSITLAKIAGITPAMVVCEMLDDDTGRALEKDDAKQYGIDNDIVFVEGEEVVEAYEIWLRSQTQKN
- a CDS encoding fasciclin domain-containing protein, translated to MAELNNLIDTAREKGSFPTLLKAAEILGLLDKYRNEGPYTVFAPVESAFDPIPDDVIDESFEDHEYLLGIINYHIAKGKYTTEDLKNLNSLETVSGNNLKISSNGGIKVDTARIIESDIECTNGIIHAIDEILVP
- a CDS encoding ABC transporter ATP-binding protein, which gives rise to MPVIVARDLRKTFKDLVAVDNISFSIEEGEMFGFLGPNGAGKTTTMRMIQCISPVTSGSLEIFGMDVSDHQREIKSLMGVVPQENNLDMDFTVYENLMVYSRYFDIPKEEAEERVEELLDFVQLTDKKDTMTESLSGGMKRRLILARALVNRPRLLILDEPTVGLDPQARHLIWDRLRLLQKNGVTVVLTSHYLDEVEKLCDRLVVMDNGDILVEGSPSNVIEKYVGSGIVEAENDPQLLECLNEREASYEVIGDLVHIYTDDPKQITDYLTMECSITKFSARPATLEDVFLRLTGRRLRE